The genomic region CCCGCGCCGCCTATGCGCGAGCGCAGGCGCAGCTCGCCGCCAACCGTGCGCAGGTGAACGCCGCCCAGGCGCAGGTCAACGTCGCGCAGGTCACGGCGTCCGAATCGCGGATCGTCGCTCCGATTTCGGGCGTGATCGCGCGCCTCAACATCGAGGAAGGGCGCTATTTCACGCCGCAGCTCGTCCAGTCGCAGAACGAGCAGACCGCGCTCGATACCGTGCCGGTCGTGATCGTCGACCCCTCCAGCTACGAGATTTCGGTCGATCTTCCATCCTACACCAGCCGCGAAGTCGATACCGGGTCCGAAGCGCTGATCCGGCCGAGCGAGGCTCCCGCGCCCGCCGCGCGCCAGCGGCCCGCGCAGGCCGGCAGCACCGGCAATGCGCCGCCGATCCCGGTCGATCAGTTCCGCATCTTCGGCAGGGTCTATGCCGTCAGCCCCGCGCTCGATCCGGAGAGCCGGACCTATGAGGCGCTGATCCGGACCACCAGCGGCGGGCGCCTGCTGCAGGATGGCGAATTCGTCTCCGCCTGGATCCGCGGGCCGCGCGCCGAAGAAGTGCCCGCGGTTCCGTTCGATGCGATCGGCTTCGCCTCGGGCGAGCCCTTCGTCTATGTCGTCGATCCCGAGACCCGGCGAGTCGAGCGCCGCGCGGTCGAGCTCGGACTGACCGGCAACGAGGTGCGTGCGGTCGTCTCCGGAGTGCGCACCGGCGAATATGTGGTTACCGACGGTAGGAGCGCCTTGAGCGACGGCGATCTGGTCCGGGTGATCGGGCGCGAGCCGCTGGGCGCGCGCGATACTGCCGATGAGTGAGTCGACGGCACCGGCCCCGGATGCGCAGGCCTCGCAGGAAAGCGAGGAAGTGCGCGGAGCATCGCGATTCCAGCGCTTCTTCTTCCTCAAGACGACCTTCGGCATCCTGCTCACGCTGCTGCTCACCGTCGGCGGGGTCATGGCCTATACCCAGCTGGTCAAGGAGGCGCTGCCCGACCTCGAAATCCCGCAGGCCACGATCACCACCCAGTGGCCGGGCGCCGATCCGGAGACGATCGAGGAGCAGATCACGACCGAGATCGAGGACGAGATCACGACGCTTTCCGGCGTGAAAGCGGTGAACAGCTCGTCATTCGACAGCTATTCGATCATCATGGTCGAGTTCGAGGCGAGCGCGAGCGCCTCTGACGCGATGCAGCGATTGCGCGCCGCCGTCAGCACTGCGGAGGCTCAGCTTCCCGCCGAGGCGGACTCGCCGGAGGTCGAGCAGATCTCGGTCGACGATCGACCGATCATCACGATCACGATGTATGGCGGCGCGGGCACGGCGGCGCTGAGCCGCCTCGGCGAGGAGGTGCAGGAGCGCCTCGAATCGATCCCCGGAGTCAATGAGGCTGAGCTCGGCGGCAATCGCGAGGAGATCATCCAGATCCTGCTGCAGCCCGAGCGGCTGCTGGCGCTCGGCCTCTCTCCCACCGAGGTTCAGGACGCGATCCGCACGGCCAATCTCGAACAGCCGTTCGGCGAGATCGACAGCGAGGAAATCGGCGCCGTCGTGCGGCTGGAGGGCCAGTTCCGCGATGTCGACGATCTACGGTCGCTGCCCGTGCGCCGTGCGGGCGGCGACCGCGCCGGGCCGCCCGTCCGGCTGGACGAGGTGGCGGTCGTCCAGCGCACGCTGGAGGCGGAGGATTCGACCACCGCCTACAGCGACGGCGGCGAGCCCTATCGCAGCTCGATCGAAGTCTCGGTGCGCAAGACCCCGGGAGCGGACACGATCGAGACGATCGGCGCGATCCGCGAGGAACTGCAGGCGATGGAAGAGAGCCCCGTCTGGGAGGAAGGGGTGCGCTACGACATCGTCCAGAACGACGCCGATCAGATCCGCGAGTCGCTGAGCGACGTCTTCGTCAACGGGCTCCAGGCGATGGCGGCGGTGTTCGTGATCCTGTTTCTCGTGCTCACCTGGCGCGAAGGACTAATCGCCGGACTCGCCATCCCGGTGACCTTCGCGGGCGCGCTGATCGTCATTCTGTTGCTCGGCTATTCGCTCAACGAGCTGGTGATCATCGGCATGGTGCTGGCGCTCGGCCTGATGGTCGACGTCTTCATCCTGATGATGGAAGGCATGCACGACGAGATTTATGTGCAGAAGAAGAGCTTCGGCCAGGCCGCGCTGGCGACGATCGGCAACTATGCGATGCCGGCCTTCGCCGGGCAGCTGACCACGATCCTCGCGATGGCGCCGCTGATGGCGATCGGCGGCGTGGCGGGCAAGTTCATCCGCGTCCTGCCGGTCACGGCGATCACGTGCCTCGTCATCGCGTTCATCGTCGCCCTGCTCGCGGCCGTGCCGCTGTCGCGATATCTGCTCGGTCCGGTCGCGCGCCATCAGGCGGAAGAGAAGAAGAACCGGGCCGATGTGCTCACCGAAAAGGCGGCGCATTGGCTCAATCGCTTCATCTGCGACAAGGTGGTGGACAGCCGCAAGCACGCCTGGACCTGGGTAGGCGGCGCGGCGGCTGGGTTCGTCCTGGCGCTCCTCGCCTTTTCGCAGATTCCGACCGTGCTATACCCGAAGACCGATGGCGAGCGGCTGGGGATCAATATCGAGCTGCCGCCGGCAACCCAGCTCGATCACACGCAGCGCGTCGCCGACGCGGTCGGCGAGATCCTGCGCGAGAAGCCCTATTTCGACAGCGTCATCAAGATTGCCGGCCGCAAGAGCCCGTTCGCGCTCGTATCGCCCGAATCGCGGCTGCAACCCACCGAAGGCGAGAATTTCATCGGCTTCTCCGCGACGTTCGTAGAGCGCGGCGAACGCGATGCCGCGGGCTATGAAATCGCGGAGGATCTGCGCGAGGAACTCGACGCATATCTCTCGGCCAACGTCGCCGGCGCCTCGCTGCTCGTGGTGCCGGAGACCAACCAGCCGAGTACCGGCGATCCAATCGAGATCACGCTTTCGGGCCCGGATATGGACCAGCTCCAGGAGATGTCGCAACAGGTACAGCGACTGCTGCAAGGCACCGAGGGCGTGGCCAACATCCGCGACAATCTGGGCAATCTGAGCGCGGAGATCGCGCTGCGCCCGAACCGCGAGGCGCTCAGCTTCTACGGCATCTCGCAGCAGAATCTGGCCGCGCAGGCCCGGTTCGCGCTCGGCGCGCAAACGATCGGAACCTATGCCATTCCGGGCCCCGAGGATGATCTCGAAATCCGCATGGGGACGAACTGGCCGAGCCGCGCGGGCGATCCGGGTGGGCCCCGACGCATCGACGAGCTCGACCTGGTTCGCGCATTCACGCCGGAAGGCGAGAGCATTCCGATGCTGTCGCTGCTCGACCCCGTTCAGGGCGAAGCCGCGCTTTCCGTCGCCCATGAGGGCGGCCGTCGCGCGCTCACCGTTCTGGCCAGTAATCGGGAGCGGCCGGTGACCGAGATCGTCGAGGAAATCCGCCCGCAACTGGAGGAGCTGCAGAGCGAATGGCCCTCAGGCTACAGCTTCGCTATCGGAGGCGAGGCCGAGGAAACCGCCGAGACGTTCGGCTCGGCCGGGATCGCGCTGGTGATCGCACTGATCATGGTCTTCGGCGTGCTGGTGATCGTGTTCGACAGCTTCCCGCAGG from Sphingosinithalassobacter sp. CS137 harbors:
- a CDS encoding efflux RND transporter periplasmic adaptor subunit → MRLHLISALALFLAGCGGGSDEEEANESATAAVSVRVVQVQEAPVQSWVYAQGTARAARREFLTFQNSGRVAYVAPGLEVGRPVRRGQVIAYLERDRTEAELTGARVDLANARAQVSVAEAALVEAAATLELARETFARFATLLELNSASQQEYDEAEAQLEQARAAYARAQAQLAANRAQVNAAQAQVNVAQVTASESRIVAPISGVIARLNIEEGRYFTPQLVQSQNEQTALDTVPVVIVDPSSYEISVDLPSYTSREVDTGSEALIRPSEAPAPAARQRPAQAGSTGNAPPIPVDQFRIFGRVYAVSPALDPESRTYEALIRTTSGGRLLQDGEFVSAWIRGPRAEEVPAVPFDAIGFASGEPFVYVVDPETRRVERRAVELGLTGNEVRAVVSGVRTGEYVVTDGRSALSDGDLVRVIGREPLGARDTADE
- a CDS encoding efflux RND transporter permease subunit; protein product: MSESTAPAPDAQASQESEEVRGASRFQRFFFLKTTFGILLTLLLTVGGVMAYTQLVKEALPDLEIPQATITTQWPGADPETIEEQITTEIEDEITTLSGVKAVNSSSFDSYSIIMVEFEASASASDAMQRLRAAVSTAEAQLPAEADSPEVEQISVDDRPIITITMYGGAGTAALSRLGEEVQERLESIPGVNEAELGGNREEIIQILLQPERLLALGLSPTEVQDAIRTANLEQPFGEIDSEEIGAVVRLEGQFRDVDDLRSLPVRRAGGDRAGPPVRLDEVAVVQRTLEAEDSTTAYSDGGEPYRSSIEVSVRKTPGADTIETIGAIREELQAMEESPVWEEGVRYDIVQNDADQIRESLSDVFVNGLQAMAAVFVILFLVLTWREGLIAGLAIPVTFAGALIVILLLGYSLNELVIIGMVLALGLMVDVFILMMEGMHDEIYVQKKSFGQAALATIGNYAMPAFAGQLTTILAMAPLMAIGGVAGKFIRVLPVTAITCLVIAFIVALLAAVPLSRYLLGPVARHQAEEKKNRADVLTEKAAHWLNRFICDKVVDSRKHAWTWVGGAAAGFVLALLAFSQIPTVLYPKTDGERLGINIELPPATQLDHTQRVADAVGEILREKPYFDSVIKIAGRKSPFALVSPESRLQPTEGENFIGFSATFVERGERDAAGYEIAEDLREELDAYLSANVAGASLLVVPETNQPSTGDPIEITLSGPDMDQLQEMSQQVQRLLQGTEGVANIRDNLGNLSAEIALRPNREALSFYGISQQNLAAQARFALGAQTIGTYAIPGPEDDLEIRMGTNWPSRAGDPGGPRRIDELDLVRAFTPEGESIPMLSLLDPVQGEAALSVAHEGGRRALTVLASNRERPVTEIVEEIRPQLEELQSEWPSGYSFAIGGEAEETAETFGSAGIALVIALIMVFGVLVIVFDSFPQAFILLATMPLALIGSFLGFFVFGMQFSFFAMIGVISLIGIVANDGIVMVDTMNRRLAEGINKAQAAARGAAERLRPILTTSVTTMAGLIPLAIGNPMYRPLCFMIIFGLFSATIMQLFVIPALYHLLTRKQGDGQEMLD